A single region of the Kineosporiaceae bacterium SCSIO 59966 genome encodes:
- the frr gene encoding ribosome recycling factor gives MIDETLLEAEEKMDKAVEVAKEEFAAIRTGRANPAMFARITVEYYGSPTPLQQLASFQTPEARTVLITPYDRSSMSAIEKALRDSDLGVNPANDGNVIRVNLPELTQERRRDYIKIARAKAEEARVSVRNIRRRAKEELDRIAKDGEAGEDEVARAEKELEQLTRRRVDAVDELLRHKESELLEV, from the coding sequence GTGATCGACGAGACCCTCCTCGAGGCGGAGGAGAAGATGGACAAGGCCGTGGAGGTCGCCAAGGAGGAGTTCGCGGCGATCCGCACCGGCCGTGCGAACCCGGCCATGTTCGCCCGGATCACGGTGGAGTACTACGGCAGCCCGACGCCGCTGCAGCAGCTCGCCTCGTTCCAGACCCCGGAGGCCCGCACCGTCCTCATCACCCCGTACGACCGGTCCTCGATGAGTGCCATCGAGAAGGCGCTGCGCGACTCCGACCTGGGCGTCAACCCGGCCAACGACGGGAACGTGATCCGGGTGAACCTGCCCGAGCTCACCCAGGAGCGGCGCCGCGACTACATCAAGATCGCGCGCGCGAAGGCGGAGGAGGCCCGCGTGTCGGTCCGCAACATCCGCCGCCGGGCCAAGGAGGAGCTGGACCGCATCGCCAAGGACGGCGAGGCCGGCGAGGACGAGGTCGCCCGCGCCGAGAAGGAGCTCGAGCAGCTCACCAGGCGCCGGGTGGACGCCGTCGACGAGCTCCTGCGGCACAAGGAGAGCGAGCTGCTCGAGGTCTGA
- a CDS encoding UMP kinase: MSQTDELDPTPHGGTRYHRVLLKLSGESFGGGSVGVDPDVVARIAREIAAVVAEGVEVAVVTGGGNFFRGAELSQRGMDRARADYMGMLGTVMNCLALQDFLEQGGTDTRVMTAITMGQVAEPYIPRRAIRHMQKGRVVIFGAGAGLPYFSTDTVAAQRALEIHADVVLMAKNGVDGVYTADPHVDPTARRLERITYTEALQRGLKVADATAFSLCMDNKLPMIVFGLEREGNVLAAVRGERIGTLVVAE, from the coding sequence ATGAGCCAGACCGACGAGCTGGACCCGACCCCCCACGGGGGGACCCGCTACCACCGGGTGCTGCTCAAGCTCTCCGGTGAGTCCTTCGGCGGCGGCAGCGTCGGCGTCGACCCGGACGTCGTGGCCCGCATCGCCCGGGAGATCGCGGCCGTGGTCGCCGAGGGCGTCGAGGTCGCCGTCGTCACCGGCGGCGGCAACTTCTTCCGCGGGGCCGAGCTGTCCCAGCGCGGGATGGACCGGGCCCGGGCCGACTACATGGGCATGCTCGGAACGGTGATGAACTGCCTGGCCCTGCAGGACTTCCTCGAGCAGGGGGGGACCGACACCCGGGTGATGACCGCGATCACCATGGGGCAGGTGGCCGAGCCGTACATCCCGCGCCGGGCGATCCGGCACATGCAGAAGGGCCGCGTGGTGATCTTCGGCGCGGGCGCCGGGCTGCCCTACTTCTCCACCGACACCGTCGCCGCCCAGCGGGCCCTGGAGATCCACGCCGACGTCGTCCTGATGGCCAAGAACGGGGTTGACGGGGTGTACACCGCCGACCCCCACGTCGATCCCACCGCCCGCCGCCTCGAGCGGATCACCTACACCGAGGCGCTCCAGCGGGGGCTCAAGGTCGCCGACGCGACCGCGTTCAGCCTGTGCATGGACAACAAGCTGCCGATGATCGTCTTCGGTCTGGAGCGCGAGGGCAACGTCCTGGCCGCGGTCCGGGGTGAGAGGATCGGGACCCTGGTCGTCGCCGAGTGA
- a CDS encoding phosphatidate cytidylyltransferase: MDILPSSPTLPPPSRRAARTRGRAGRNLPVAVGVGVGLAGLVLASLLVRKEAFVAVAAVAIVLAVWELGQAFAARRITVPLVPVLVGSVGILVSAYAAGEEALLVAFGLTVLAVVVWRVLEGVDGAVRDVAAGIFSTAYAPFLAGFAMLMLAADDGPARVIVFVLVTVASDIGGYAVGVLLGRHPMAPSVSPKKSWEGLAGSAVAALLAGALGVVLLLGGTWWAGVVVGAAVLVTATLGDLAESLLKRDLGIKDMGSLLPGHGGVMDRLDSLLATAPVVYLLLAALVPVAS, translated from the coding sequence ATGGACATCCTGCCGTCCTCGCCGACCCTGCCCCCGCCCTCCCGTCGCGCCGCCCGCACCCGGGGGCGGGCCGGGCGCAACCTGCCGGTGGCGGTCGGCGTCGGCGTCGGCCTCGCCGGCCTGGTGCTCGCCTCCCTGCTCGTCCGCAAGGAGGCCTTCGTCGCCGTCGCCGCGGTCGCGATCGTCCTCGCCGTCTGGGAGCTCGGGCAGGCCTTCGCGGCCCGCCGGATCACGGTCCCCCTCGTGCCGGTCCTCGTCGGCAGCGTGGGCATCCTCGTCTCGGCGTACGCCGCCGGCGAGGAGGCGCTGCTCGTCGCCTTCGGCCTCACCGTGCTGGCCGTCGTCGTGTGGCGCGTCCTGGAGGGCGTCGACGGTGCCGTGCGGGACGTCGCCGCCGGGATCTTCAGCACCGCCTACGCGCCCTTCCTGGCCGGCTTCGCGATGCTCATGCTCGCCGCGGACGACGGACCGGCCCGGGTCATCGTCTTCGTGCTGGTGACCGTGGCCAGCGACATCGGCGGCTACGCCGTCGGCGTCCTGCTCGGGCGCCACCCGATGGCGCCGTCGGTGAGTCCCAAGAAGTCCTGGGAGGGGCTCGCCGGCTCGGCCGTCGCCGCCCTGCTCGCCGGCGCCCTCGGCGTCGTCCTGCTGCTCGGGGGCACCTGGTGGGCGGGCGTCGTGGTCGGCGCCGCCGTCCTGGTCACCGCCACGCTGGGCGACCTGGCCGAGTCCCTGCTCAAGCGGGACCTCGGCATCAAGGACATGGGGTCCCTGCTGCCCGGCCACGGCGGCGTCATGGACCGCCTGGACTCCCTGCTGGCCACCGCACCTGTCGTCTACCTGCTGCTGGCCGCCCTCGTGCCGGTGGCCTCCTGA
- a CDS encoding histidine phosphatase family protein, producing MALHLVRHGPPLIDPTTPASSWHLDPDEVGRVRELAEAGVLPERARWVSSDEPKAVETARILAGDADVEVLEDLREQYRPAGWVDAYAVRVHRSVIHPDEPPEEGWETAGATRVRVARTVRALVEETPGDVVLVGHGTAWTLAVAELTGSPVDLVAWERMQLPDHCVIDGGEVVRPWGAWRSG from the coding sequence ATGGCCCTGCACCTGGTGCGCCACGGCCCCCCGCTCATCGACCCGACGACGCCGGCGAGCAGCTGGCACCTGGACCCCGACGAGGTGGGCCGGGTCCGCGAGCTCGCCGAGGCCGGGGTGCTCCCGGAGCGGGCCCGCTGGGTCAGCTCGGACGAGCCCAAGGCGGTCGAGACGGCGCGCATCCTGGCCGGCGACGCCGACGTCGAGGTTCTCGAGGACCTGCGTGAGCAGTACCGCCCGGCGGGCTGGGTCGACGCGTACGCCGTCCGCGTGCACCGTTCGGTGATCCACCCCGACGAGCCGCCGGAGGAGGGCTGGGAGACGGCCGGCGCCACCCGGGTACGGGTGGCCCGGACCGTGCGGGCGCTGGTCGAGGAGACACCGGGGGACGTCGTCCTCGTCGGGCACGGCACGGCGTGGACGCTGGCGGTCGCGGAGCTCACCGGCAGCCCGGTCGACCTCGTCGCCTGGGAGCGGATGCAGCTGCCCGACCACTGCGTCATCGACGGCGGGGAGGTGGTGCGCCCGTGGGGCGCCTGGCGGTCGGGCTGA
- a CDS encoding elongation factor Ts yields the protein MANFTAADVKKLREQTGAGMMDCKNALAESDGDLTKAVELLRVKGLKGVTKREGRTASNGLVAASVADGVGTMVEVNCETDFVAKGDTFQALAQQVLDAAVATGAQDVDSLLTAQVDGKDVKTLLDEASSTIGEKIEVRRVARLQGGHVASYLHRTSPDLPPQIGVLVVTDVEHEVARDVAMHIAAMSPTFRAREDVPAETVENERRLAEETAREEGKPEQALPKIIEGRVNGYFKDAVLLEQPFAKDPKKTVSAVLADAGVQLSAFARFRVGA from the coding sequence ATGGCGAACTTCACCGCCGCCGACGTCAAGAAGCTCCGGGAGCAGACCGGCGCCGGCATGATGGACTGCAAGAACGCGCTCGCGGAGAGCGACGGGGACCTCACCAAGGCCGTCGAGCTGCTGCGGGTCAAGGGCCTCAAGGGTGTGACGAAGCGTGAGGGCCGCACCGCGTCCAACGGGCTCGTCGCCGCGTCGGTGGCCGACGGCGTCGGCACGATGGTCGAGGTCAACTGTGAGACCGACTTCGTCGCCAAGGGGGACACGTTCCAGGCGCTCGCCCAGCAGGTGCTCGACGCGGCGGTGGCCACTGGTGCGCAGGACGTCGACTCCCTGCTGACCGCCCAGGTGGACGGCAAGGACGTCAAGACCCTGCTCGACGAGGCGAGCTCCACCATCGGGGAGAAGATCGAGGTCCGCCGGGTGGCCCGGCTGCAGGGCGGGCACGTCGCCTCCTACCTGCACCGCACCAGCCCCGACCTGCCGCCGCAGATCGGCGTCCTCGTCGTCACCGACGTCGAGCACGAGGTCGCCCGGGACGTCGCCATGCACATCGCGGCGATGTCCCCGACCTTCCGTGCCCGGGAGGACGTCCCCGCCGAGACGGTGGAGAACGAGCGTCGCCTGGCCGAGGAGACCGCCCGGGAGGAGGGCAAGCCCGAGCAGGCCCTGCCCAAGATCATCGAAGGCCGGGTCAACGGCTACTTCAAGGACGCCGTGCTGCTCGAGCAGCCGTTCGCGAAGGACCCGAAGAAGACGGTCTCGGCCGTCCTCGCCGACGCCGGGGTGCAGCTGAGCGCCTTCGCCCGGTTCCGCGTCGGCGCCTGA
- a CDS encoding DivIVA domain-containing protein — MSAVPSSVSRSSFSRTGRWARGYHVEQVDEFFDRARVAYEHAEAGAAVTSADVRRVGFDLVRGGYDVGQVDAALDRLEDAFARREQEGLRARVGAQAALENLTTRARTLRGRLLRPDGDRFERATGFAPAYDPDDVDELCHRVLGYLDHGDPMSVDEVRRAVFRTRRGSRGYREEQVDAFLDRVVEVMVAVE, encoded by the coding sequence ATGAGCGCCGTGCCGAGCAGCGTCTCCCGCAGCAGCTTCTCCCGCACCGGCCGGTGGGCCCGCGGGTACCACGTCGAGCAGGTCGACGAGTTCTTCGACCGTGCCCGGGTCGCCTACGAGCACGCCGAGGCCGGTGCCGCCGTGACGTCCGCGGACGTGCGGCGGGTGGGCTTCGACCTGGTCCGTGGCGGCTACGACGTCGGGCAGGTGGACGCCGCCCTGGACCGGCTGGAGGACGCGTTCGCCCGCCGGGAGCAGGAGGGCCTGCGGGCGCGGGTCGGTGCGCAGGCCGCCCTGGAGAACCTCACCACCCGGGCGCGCACCCTGCGCGGGCGGCTGCTGCGTCCCGACGGGGACCGGTTCGAGCGGGCCACCGGGTTCGCCCCGGCGTACGACCCGGACGACGTCGACGAGCTGTGCCACCGGGTGCTCGGCTACCTCGACCACGGCGACCCGATGTCCGTCGACGAGGTGCGCCGCGCGGTCTTCCGGACCCGGCGCGGCTCGCGCGGCTACCGGGAGGAGCAGGTGGACGCCTTCCTCGACCGGGTGGTGGAGGTCATGGTCGCGGTCGAGTGA
- a CDS encoding DNA-protecting protein DprA, with the protein MTDLLTRRGDADRVARAAWTRLAEPGDEAAGAAIAALGAAGALEHVLAGRRLPPEVLEHWDAGSPARLNRALARWRTRVDVLAPDRDLDTVARFGGRFVTPEDPEWPAGVDDLDLARPYGLWVLGQRPLGPAVGAGVSVVGARAATAYGLTVATDLAAGLAAQGLTVVSGAAFGVDAAAHRGALAAPGLTVAVLACGVDRFYPMAHESLLRTVAAEGLVVAEVAPGTTVMRDRLLQRNRLIAALTRGTVVVEAGVRSGALVTARHAATLGRALGAVPGPVGSAASAGCHVLLREYGAVCVTDADEVAELVRPIGVGPTAADRAPSAPEEDLPPQQARVLESLPVRRPVGVDSLVRVAGLPRPDVEQALAGLYLAGLAEFRTGADGQVWRRT; encoded by the coding sequence GTGACGGACCTGCTGACCCGTCGCGGCGACGCCGACCGGGTGGCCCGCGCCGCGTGGACCCGGCTGGCCGAACCGGGTGACGAGGCGGCCGGCGCGGCCATCGCGGCGCTCGGCGCCGCCGGCGCCCTCGAGCACGTCCTGGCCGGGCGGCGGCTGCCGCCGGAGGTCCTCGAGCACTGGGACGCGGGCAGCCCGGCCCGCCTGAACCGGGCGCTGGCCAGGTGGCGCACCCGGGTCGACGTCCTGGCCCCGGACCGGGACCTGGACACCGTGGCCCGCTTCGGCGGACGGTTCGTCACCCCCGAGGACCCGGAGTGGCCCGCCGGGGTCGACGACCTCGACCTCGCCCGCCCGTACGGGCTGTGGGTGCTCGGGCAGCGGCCGCTCGGGCCGGCGGTCGGCGCCGGGGTGTCCGTGGTGGGCGCCCGGGCCGCGACGGCCTACGGGCTCACCGTCGCCACCGACCTCGCCGCCGGTCTCGCCGCCCAGGGGCTCACCGTCGTCTCCGGCGCCGCCTTCGGCGTCGACGCCGCCGCGCACCGCGGCGCGCTCGCCGCCCCCGGTCTCACCGTCGCCGTGCTCGCCTGCGGCGTCGACCGCTTCTACCCGATGGCGCACGAGAGCCTGCTGCGCACGGTCGCGGCCGAGGGCCTGGTCGTCGCCGAGGTCGCCCCCGGCACCACGGTGATGCGGGACCGGCTGCTGCAGCGCAACCGGCTCATCGCCGCGCTCACCCGCGGCACCGTCGTCGTCGAGGCCGGCGTGCGCTCGGGCGCCCTGGTCACGGCCCGGCACGCCGCCACGCTCGGGCGGGCCCTCGGCGCCGTCCCCGGGCCGGTCGGCTCCGCCGCCAGCGCCGGCTGCCACGTGCTGCTGCGGGAGTACGGCGCCGTGTGCGTCACCGACGCCGACGAGGTCGCCGAGCTGGTCCGGCCGATCGGGGTCGGGCCGACCGCCGCGGACCGTGCCCCCTCGGCGCCGGAGGAGGACCTGCCGCCGCAGCAGGCCCGGGTCCTGGAGTCGCTGCCCGTGCGCCGGCCCGTCGGCGTGGACTCCCTGGTCCGGGTGGCCGGCCTGCCCCGGCCGGACGTCGAGCAGGCGCTGGCCGGTCTCTACCTGGCCGGCCTGGCCGAGTTCCGGACCGGAGCCGACGGCCAGGTGTGGCGACGGACCTGA
- the whiG gene encoding RNA polymerase sigma factor WhiG: MPEDSVPEEPVPEEQVPDPAAENEALLHGLWRRFKDTGDESVRERLILHYSPLVKYVAGRVGVGLPPNVEQADLVSHGIFGLIDAIEKFDLDRAIKFETYAISRIRGAIIDELRALDWIPRSVRSKAREVERAYAALEADLHRTPTEAEVADRLGMPVTDLHAVFTQVSYVNVLALDELMSSGDRGEGGLSLGDTLKDAKAEDPVLAFEGEETKFLLARAIDQLPEREKIVITLYYYEGLTLAEIGRVLGVTESRICQMHTKAVVQLRGKLRDAG, translated from the coding sequence GTGCCCGAGGACTCAGTGCCCGAGGAGCCGGTGCCCGAGGAGCAGGTGCCCGACCCGGCCGCCGAGAACGAGGCGCTCCTGCACGGGCTCTGGCGGAGGTTCAAGGACACCGGCGACGAGTCCGTGCGCGAGCGGCTGATCCTGCACTACTCGCCGCTGGTCAAGTACGTCGCGGGCCGGGTCGGCGTCGGCCTGCCGCCCAACGTCGAGCAGGCCGACCTCGTGTCGCACGGGATCTTCGGCCTCATCGACGCGATCGAGAAGTTCGACCTGGACCGGGCGATCAAGTTCGAGACGTACGCGATCTCCCGGATCCGCGGCGCGATCATCGACGAGCTGCGCGCCCTGGACTGGATCCCCCGGTCGGTGCGCAGCAAGGCCCGCGAGGTGGAGCGTGCCTACGCCGCGCTCGAGGCCGACCTGCACCGCACCCCCACCGAGGCGGAGGTGGCCGACCGGCTGGGGATGCCGGTGACGGACCTGCACGCGGTGTTCACCCAGGTGTCCTACGTCAACGTGCTGGCGCTGGACGAGCTCATGTCCTCCGGCGACCGGGGGGAGGGCGGCCTGTCACTGGGGGACACGCTCAAGGACGCCAAGGCGGAGGACCCGGTCCTCGCGTTCGAGGGCGAGGAGACCAAGTTCCTGCTCGCCCGTGCCATCGACCAGCTCCCGGAGCGGGAGAAGATCGTCATCACCCTCTACTACTACGAGGGCCTCACCCTGGCGGAGATCGGCCGTGTCCTGGGTGTCACCGAGTCCCGGATCTGCCAGATGCACACCAAGGCCGTCGTGCAGCTGCGGGGCAAGCTGCGCGACGCCGGGTGA
- a CDS encoding tyrosine recombinase XerC, which produces MTTEVPAAAASTRLPEDPRLPEQLEQVLVDFRRHLEAERGRSTHTVRAYLADVAGLLAEVAATGATGLDGLDLPLLRSWLARMAAAGLARSTLARRASAARTFTSWAVRTGRLETDPALRLRAPHPDRHLPTVLRAEQAARLLDLAAVRADDGAPTHLRDRAALELLYACGIRVAELVGLDVDDVELDRRTLRVLGKGARERVVPFGVPAERAVRGWLTRGRPRLATAASGPALLLGARGNRWGTRQVRDVVHRLLADLGDGTDAGPHALRHSAATHLLDGGADLRSVQELLGHASLATTQVYTHVSVERLRRSYDRAHPRA; this is translated from the coding sequence ATGACGACGGAGGTGCCCGCCGCCGCGGCGTCCACGCGTCTGCCGGAGGACCCGCGTCTGCCGGAGCAGCTGGAACAGGTGCTGGTGGACTTTCGCCGGCACCTGGAGGCCGAGCGTGGGCGCTCGACGCACACCGTGCGCGCCTACCTCGCCGACGTCGCGGGGCTGCTCGCGGAGGTTGCGGCCACCGGTGCCACCGGCCTGGACGGACTCGACCTGCCGCTGCTGCGCTCCTGGCTGGCCCGGATGGCCGCCGCCGGCCTGGCCCGCAGCACCCTGGCCCGGCGGGCGTCGGCGGCCCGGACCTTCACCTCCTGGGCGGTTCGCACCGGCCGGCTCGAGACCGACCCGGCGCTGCGGCTGCGCGCGCCGCACCCGGACCGGCACCTGCCCACCGTGCTGCGGGCGGAGCAGGCCGCGCGGCTGCTGGACCTTGCCGCGGTCCGGGCCGACGACGGTGCGCCGACGCACCTGCGGGACCGGGCCGCTCTCGAGCTGCTCTACGCGTGCGGCATCCGGGTCGCCGAGCTCGTCGGCCTCGACGTCGACGACGTGGAGCTCGACCGCCGCACCCTGCGGGTGCTCGGCAAGGGCGCGCGCGAACGGGTGGTGCCCTTCGGGGTGCCGGCCGAGCGGGCGGTCCGCGGCTGGCTCACCCGGGGACGCCCGCGGCTGGCCACCGCGGCGTCCGGGCCGGCCCTGCTGCTCGGAGCACGGGGCAACCGGTGGGGCACCCGTCAGGTCCGGGACGTCGTGCACCGGCTGCTCGCCGACCTCGGGGACGGCACGGACGCCGGGCCGCACGCGCTGCGGCACAGCGCGGCGACCCACCTGCTCGACGGGGGCGCGGACCTCCGCAGCGTTCAGGAGCTTCTCGGTCACGCTAGTCTCGCCACGACGCAGGTCTACACGCACGTGTCGGTGGAGCGCCTGCGTCGCAGCTACGACCGGGCCCACCCACGGGCATGA
- a CDS encoding pyridoxal phosphate-dependent aminotransferase, with protein sequence MPAGLVTRMQGFGTTVFAEMTALARATGAVNLGQGFPDTDGPDELLEAAVAALRGHEHNQYPPPRGVPQLREAIAAHQRDWYGLDVDPDAEVLVTTGATEAIAVAVLALCEPGDEVVTLEPYYDSYAASVALAGAVRRPVPFGPGFSLDAAALEAAVTGRTRLVLLNTPHNPTGRVLDRTELEAVADVARRHDLVVVTDEVYEHLVLDDDARHVPLASLPGMAERTLTVSSAGKTFSVTGWKIGWVHGPAALVDALAAVKQFVTFVSGGPLQPAVAGALGWPREFFAEQAADLARRRDVLCEGLVDAGFDVVVPQATYFVLADAAPLGYPDGLELCRRLPELAGVVGVPVQAFADDVEPVRSLVRFAFCKREDVLAEAVRRLRRLRRA encoded by the coding sequence ATGCCGGCCGGACTCGTGACGCGGATGCAGGGCTTCGGGACCACGGTCTTCGCCGAGATGACCGCGCTGGCGCGGGCCACCGGTGCGGTCAACCTCGGCCAGGGCTTCCCGGACACCGACGGTCCTGACGAGCTGCTCGAGGCGGCGGTCGCGGCCCTGCGCGGTCACGAGCACAACCAGTACCCGCCGCCGCGCGGGGTCCCGCAGCTGCGCGAGGCGATCGCCGCCCACCAGCGGGACTGGTACGGGCTGGACGTCGACCCGGACGCCGAGGTGCTCGTCACCACCGGGGCGACCGAGGCCATCGCAGTGGCGGTGCTGGCCCTGTGCGAGCCCGGCGACGAGGTGGTCACCCTGGAGCCCTACTACGACTCCTACGCGGCGTCCGTGGCGCTGGCGGGGGCGGTGCGCCGGCCGGTGCCGTTCGGGCCGGGCTTCTCCCTGGACGCCGCGGCGCTGGAGGCCGCCGTCACCGGACGGACCCGGCTCGTCCTGCTCAACACCCCGCACAACCCTACCGGCCGGGTGCTGGACCGCACCGAGCTCGAGGCGGTGGCCGACGTCGCCCGCCGGCACGACCTCGTCGTCGTCACCGACGAGGTCTACGAGCACCTCGTCCTGGACGACGACGCCCGGCACGTGCCGCTGGCGTCGCTGCCGGGGATGGCCGAGCGGACCCTGACCGTCTCCTCTGCCGGCAAGACGTTCTCGGTGACCGGCTGGAAGATCGGCTGGGTGCACGGTCCGGCCGCCCTCGTCGACGCCCTCGCGGCCGTCAAGCAGTTCGTCACCTTCGTCTCCGGCGGGCCGCTGCAGCCCGCGGTCGCCGGGGCCCTGGGCTGGCCGCGGGAGTTCTTCGCCGAGCAGGCGGCGGACCTCGCCCGCCGCCGGGACGTCCTGTGCGAGGGCCTGGTCGACGCGGGGTTCGACGTCGTCGTGCCGCAGGCCACGTACTTCGTGCTCGCCGACGCCGCCCCGCTCGGCTACCCGGACGGGCTGGAGCTGTGCCGGCGGCTGCCCGAGCTCGCCGGCGTGGTCGGCGTGCCGGTGCAGGCCTTCGCGGACGACGTCGAGCCGGTGCGCTCGCTCGTCCGGTTCGCGTTCTGCAAGCGGGAGGACGTGCTGGCCGAGGCGGTGCGCCGGCTGCGGAGGCTGCGGAGGGCCTGA
- the rpsB gene encoding 30S ribosomal protein S2, protein MAVVTMRQLLESGVHFGHQTRRWNPKMKRYIFTERNGIYIIDLQQTLSYIDRAYDFVKETVAHGGSILFVGTKKQAQEPLAEQATRVGMPYVNQRWLGGMLTNFQTVSKRLQRLKELEQIDFDDVAASGRTKKELLMMRREKEKLERTLGGIRNMAKVPSAVWIVDTNKEHLAVDEARKLGIPIVAIVDSNCDPDVVDYRIPGNDDAIRSVTLLTRVIADAVAEGLMARSRGSESGADGAVAEEPLAEWERELLAGQEAEQAQGGQAQSEQAAGEATVGGQPDAGPEQVAQDVQEGAAEAEQVVEQQAHQLAEPAEPESEPESEPERESESESESAQA, encoded by the coding sequence ATGGCCGTCGTCACGATGCGCCAGCTCCTCGAGAGCGGCGTCCACTTCGGGCACCAGACCCGCCGCTGGAACCCGAAGATGAAGCGCTACATCTTCACCGAGCGCAACGGCATCTACATCATCGACCTGCAGCAGACGCTGAGCTACATCGACCGCGCCTACGACTTCGTCAAGGAGACCGTCGCGCACGGCGGCAGCATCCTGTTCGTCGGGACGAAGAAGCAGGCTCAGGAGCCGCTGGCCGAGCAGGCCACCCGGGTCGGCATGCCCTACGTCAACCAGCGCTGGCTCGGCGGCATGCTGACGAACTTCCAGACGGTCTCCAAGCGCCTCCAGCGCCTCAAGGAGCTCGAGCAGATCGACTTCGACGACGTCGCCGCGAGCGGCCGGACGAAGAAGGAGCTGCTCATGATGCGCCGGGAGAAGGAGAAGCTCGAGCGCACCCTCGGCGGCATCCGCAACATGGCGAAGGTGCCGAGCGCCGTCTGGATCGTCGACACGAACAAGGAGCACCTCGCGGTCGACGAGGCCCGCAAGCTCGGCATCCCGATCGTCGCCATCGTCGACTCCAACTGCGACCCGGACGTCGTGGACTACCGGATCCCGGGCAACGACGACGCCATCCGCTCGGTCACCCTGCTCACCCGGGTCATCGCCGACGCGGTCGCCGAGGGCCTCATGGCCCGCTCGCGCGGCAGCGAGTCCGGAGCCGACGGCGCCGTCGCCGAGGAGCCGCTGGCCGAGTGGGAGCGCGAGCTGCTGGCCGGCCAGGAGGCTGAGCAGGCCCAGGGCGGGCAGGCCCAGAGCGAGCAGGCGGCCGGCGAGGCGACCGTGGGCGGACAGCCGGACGCCGGCCCGGAGCAGGTTGCGCAGGACGTCCAGGAGGGCGCCGCCGAGGCCGAGCAGGTCGTCGAGCAGCAGGCGCACCAGCTGGCGGAGCCGGCCGAGCCTGAGTCTGAGCCTGAGTCTGAGCCTGAGCGTGAGTCTGAGTCTGAGTCTGAGTCTGCGCAGGCCTGA
- the rlmN gene encoding 23S rRNA (adenine(2503)-C(2))-methyltransferase RlmN yields MPEPLPLVGRRPAAGELTFTAPRRGKPPRHLADLSPAERADVAAELGERPFRARQLAVHYFEHLTRDPARMTDLPAAGRERLVGTLLPELLTPVRVLTADAGATVKTLWRLHDGALVESVLMRYRDRVTLCVSSQAGCGMNCPFCATGQAGLTRNLSAAEIVEQVVAAARSLRDGEVAGGAVAAPLRVSNVVFMGMGEALANYRAAMTAVRAMTAPPPDGLGISARGVTVSTVGLVPAIDRLAGEGVPVTLALSLHAPDDELRDELVPVNTRWRVGQALDAARRYFEATGRRVSIEYALIRDVNDQAWRADLLADELLARGRGWVHVNPIPLNPTPGSRWTASDPQVEAEFVRRLRRRGIPTTVRDTRGSDIDGACGQLAAAPVPGLAR; encoded by the coding sequence ATGCCTGAACCGCTGCCCCTCGTCGGACGCCGACCCGCGGCCGGCGAGCTGACCTTCACCGCACCGCGCCGCGGCAAGCCGCCGCGGCACCTCGCCGACCTGTCCCCGGCCGAGCGAGCCGACGTCGCCGCCGAGCTGGGGGAGCGGCCGTTCCGGGCCCGCCAGCTCGCCGTGCACTACTTCGAGCACCTCACCCGTGACCCGGCCCGGATGACCGACCTGCCGGCCGCGGGCCGGGAGCGGCTCGTCGGCACCCTGCTGCCCGAGCTGCTCACCCCGGTGCGGGTCCTGACCGCCGACGCCGGGGCGACGGTCAAGACGCTGTGGCGGCTGCACGACGGGGCCCTCGTCGAGAGCGTGCTGATGCGCTACCGGGACCGGGTGACCCTGTGCGTGTCGAGCCAGGCCGGCTGCGGGATGAACTGCCCGTTCTGCGCCACCGGGCAGGCCGGGCTGACCCGCAACCTGTCCGCCGCCGAGATCGTCGAGCAGGTCGTCGCGGCCGCCCGGTCGCTGCGGGACGGCGAGGTCGCCGGCGGCGCGGTGGCCGCGCCGCTGCGGGTGAGCAACGTCGTGTTCATGGGCATGGGCGAGGCGCTGGCCAACTACCGGGCCGCGATGACCGCCGTCCGGGCGATGACGGCGCCGCCTCCGGACGGGCTGGGCATCTCCGCGCGCGGCGTCACGGTGTCCACCGTGGGCCTCGTCCCGGCCATCGACCGGCTGGCCGGCGAGGGCGTCCCGGTGACGCTGGCGCTGTCCCTGCACGCCCCGGACGACGAGCTGCGCGACGAGCTGGTGCCGGTCAACACCCGCTGGCGGGTCGGGCAGGCCCTGGACGCCGCCCGCCGGTACTTCGAGGCGACCGGACGGCGGGTCAGCATCGAGTACGCACTCATCCGCGACGTCAACGACCAGGCCTGGCGGGCCGACCTGCTCGCCGACGAGCTGCTGGCCCGTGGCCGCGGCTGGGTGCACGTCAACCCGATCCCGCTCAACCCGACGCCCGGCTCCCGGTGGACCGCCAGCGACCCGCAGGTCGAGGCGGAGTTCGTCCGCCGGCTGCGGCGCCGCGGCATCCCCACCACCGTGCGCGACACCCGGGGCAGCGACATCGACGGCGCCTGCGGTCAGCTGGCAGCCGCCCCGGTCCCTGGCCTGGCACGATGA